In Candidatus Babeliales bacterium, the following proteins share a genomic window:
- a CDS encoding FAD-dependent oxidoreductase: protein MAKVVIIGAGLTGISTAYHLEKNGFTDYKLFEKDTTVGGLCRSVTQDNFTFDYTGHLLHTSDPYFQKLIADVVGLENMNAIDRRSFIYSHGVYTKYPFQSNLYGLPTNVITDCIEGFARRPTKKNKKVVSFHDWVLAHFGAGIARHFFFPFQKKILSYNIRNVTNTWMGRFVPDTTLTKLIEGSIIDRPASVGYNAHFVYPKTGGIEFWIKKLADQLKNEIYIQHQASGVDLKEKKVVFTNGHAESFDILINTMPLDKLLTQLTGSPVVRSLAKAADKLLCNSVINFNLGIGRENLSAKHWIYFPETQFPFYRIGFPHNFTKNAAPAGCSSLYGELSYLRKPKMPLTQMLDHALASTKKLLSFDESEIVTKKIIHIDHAYVIYDFWRETNLPKILGRLEDLNIHSIGRYGAWKYSSMQEAVLDGKNIADRLTISL, encoded by the coding sequence TCTGTGCCGATCAGTCACACAAGACAATTTTACCTTCGACTATACCGGCCATCTTTTACACACTAGCGATCCTTATTTTCAAAAGCTCATTGCTGATGTTGTCGGGCTTGAAAATATGAACGCAATCGATCGACGCTCATTTATTTATAGCCACGGGGTCTATACCAAATATCCGTTTCAATCAAATCTTTATGGATTGCCAACCAATGTTATTACCGATTGCATTGAAGGTTTTGCACGAAGACCGACCAAAAAAAATAAAAAAGTCGTCTCTTTTCACGATTGGGTGCTTGCGCATTTCGGGGCTGGAATTGCGCGCCATTTCTTCTTTCCGTTTCAAAAAAAAATCCTATCATATAATATTCGAAACGTAACCAATACGTGGATGGGAAGATTTGTTCCTGATACTACGCTCACAAAGCTTATCGAAGGAAGTATTATTGATCGCCCCGCATCCGTTGGCTACAATGCACACTTTGTGTACCCAAAAACTGGCGGCATAGAATTTTGGATAAAAAAATTAGCTGATCAATTAAAGAACGAAATCTACATTCAGCATCAAGCATCCGGCGTGGATCTTAAAGAAAAAAAAGTTGTTTTTACCAATGGGCACGCAGAATCGTTTGATATTCTTATCAATACCATGCCCCTGGATAAACTTTTAACGCAGCTCACGGGAAGTCCAGTAGTACGATCACTCGCTAAAGCAGCAGATAAATTGCTCTGCAATTCGGTGATTAATTTTAATTTAGGGATTGGCAGAGAAAATCTTTCTGCCAAACATTGGATCTATTTTCCTGAAACGCAATTTCCTTTTTATAGAATTGGTTTTCCTCATAATTTTACAAAAAATGCTGCGCCCGCCGGTTGCAGTTCGCTTTATGGCGAACTTTCTTATTTAAGAAAACCGAAAATGCCGCTTACCCAAATGCTCGATCATGCGCTTGCGAGCACTAAAAAACTTCTTTCATTTGATGAGAGCGAAATAGTTACGAAAAAAATTATTCATATTGACCATGCATACGTTATCTATGATTTTTGGCGCGAAACAAACCTGCCTAAAATTCTGGGCAGACTTGAAGACTTAAATATTCATTCGATAGGAAGGTACGGCGCCTGGAAATATTCAAGCATGCAAGAAGCAGTACTTGATGGAAAAAATATTGCAGATCGTTTGACGATATCGCTGTAA
- a CDS encoding SDR family NAD(P)-dependent oxidoreductase, producing MENSTYSYMNVLVTGGAGFIGSHLVEKLVTLGAQVTVLDDLSTGSLENLHNVSSQIRFIHGTINDLQTCIDASKQTDIIFHLAAFISVPESMSNPITCFDTNVNGTLHLLKAAHFNKSKRIVFSSSSAVYGSVEGTCSEHTPCKPESPYGHSKLMGELLCRDAVKSSELNAISLRYFNVYGERQNPHGQYASVVAQFKERMKLNQPITIYGDGNQTRDFVPVSTVVQANLTSGLLPLAVSSFEVFNVGTGRSITLLQLVEQLKNEFPEFSAGIRFSPARKGDIKQSNADCTKFVRVQKMITL from the coding sequence GTGGAAAACAGTACCTATTCATATATGAACGTTTTAGTTACTGGCGGAGCAGGATTTATCGGTTCGCATTTGGTAGAAAAACTGGTAACCCTCGGCGCTCAAGTTACCGTTTTAGATGATCTTTCAACCGGCTCACTTGAAAATTTGCACAATGTCTCTTCACAAATTAGATTTATTCACGGAACTATCAACGACTTACAAACGTGTATCGATGCAAGTAAACAGACCGATATTATTTTTCATCTTGCAGCATTTATTTCGGTTCCCGAATCGATGAGCAACCCAATTACTTGCTTTGACACAAATGTTAACGGAACACTTCATCTATTGAAAGCCGCACACTTTAATAAAAGCAAAAGAATTGTTTTTTCTTCCTCGTCGGCGGTATACGGTTCGGTCGAAGGCACCTGTAGCGAACACACCCCTTGCAAACCAGAATCGCCCTACGGGCACTCGAAGCTCATGGGCGAGCTCTTATGCCGCGACGCGGTGAAAAGTTCGGAATTGAACGCCATTTCATTGCGATACTTTAATGTTTATGGTGAACGGCAGAACCCTCACGGCCAATATGCGTCGGTAGTCGCTCAGTTTAAAGAACGGATGAAACTGAATCAGCCTATTACAATTTACGGGGACGGGAATCAAACACGCGACTTTGTGCCAGTCAGCACCGTCGTACAAGCAAATCTTACTTCAGGCCTTTTGCCATTAGCTGTTTCATCTTTTGAAGTTTTTAACGTTGGCACGGGCCGAAGTATTACGCTGCTGCAATTAGTTGAACAACTCAAAAACGAATTTCCTGAATTCTCAGCCGGGATCAGATTCAGCCCTGCTCGGAAAGGCGATATCAAACAATCAAACGCCGATTGCACAAAATTTGTCCGGGTACAAAAAATGATAACGCTTTAG
- a CDS encoding DUF2177 family protein: protein MVTVREALLYGIVYVIFIVTDLIWIGGIMRNTYTEALGDKARMINGTLAPHWPSSLAVWALIVFGIFYFVLPLSRSVSSAALHGALYGLVLYGVYDLTNYATLSFWPAQLVFYDICWGITINGFVSAVAYYLINR, encoded by the coding sequence ATGGTTACCGTTCGTGAAGCGTTACTTTATGGTATAGTTTATGTAATTTTTATCGTGACCGATCTCATTTGGATTGGGGGAATAATGCGCAACACCTATACCGAGGCGCTTGGTGATAAAGCACGCATGATTAATGGCACTCTGGCTCCCCATTGGCCCTCAAGTTTAGCGGTTTGGGCATTGATTGTTTTTGGCATTTTTTATTTTGTGCTGCCACTTTCTCGCTCCGTCTCATCTGCCGCTTTGCACGGAGCATTGTACGGCTTAGTTCTGTATGGAGTGTACGATTTAACCAATTATGCAACCTTATCATTTTGGCCTGCACAGTTGGTTTTTTACGATATCTGTTGGGGCATTACAATTAATGGATTTGTATCGGCCGTTGCTTATTATCTGATCAATCGCTAA
- the dnaJ gene encoding molecular chaperone DnaJ yields MANKQDYYEVLGVAKSASEQDIKAAYRKLALKFHPDRNPGNKEAEEKFKEATEAYEVLSDQEKRKMYDQFGHAGPQGMGGFQGYGQDVNMEDIFGQFGDIFGSIFGQEGKTKQQRAKRKNSGPLPKQGHDLYKEITISLQEAYTGVKKEIGYYHFVPCPGCDGKGLKKDTSYQLCTACQGAGEQHFRQGFFTFAQTCGTCSGEGFTIPSPCTVCNGQSRVQKFEKIMPTVPKGIFDGAELRVAKAGDAGVFGGQAGALFIKVTVTPDKRFKRVDDNLESTVMLTYPQLVFGAQLEIENIDGTKESIKIPKGCPVGHRIVMSGKGFTNLSTKRNGDLVIIAQCHIPTKLSAESNELLKKYSELVGTTTTDGESSIKGFFKKFLG; encoded by the coding sequence ATGGCCAATAAACAAGATTACTATGAGGTACTTGGCGTTGCCAAATCCGCCTCAGAACAAGACATTAAAGCGGCATATAGAAAATTAGCCCTCAAATTTCACCCTGATCGCAACCCTGGAAACAAGGAAGCTGAAGAGAAATTTAAAGAGGCAACAGAAGCCTACGAAGTTCTTTCCGATCAAGAAAAACGAAAAATGTACGATCAGTTTGGCCATGCTGGCCCACAAGGAATGGGTGGTTTTCAAGGCTACGGCCAAGATGTAAATATGGAAGATATCTTCGGCCAGTTTGGGGATATTTTTGGTTCAATTTTCGGCCAAGAAGGAAAAACCAAACAGCAGCGAGCTAAGCGAAAAAATAGTGGCCCACTTCCAAAGCAAGGCCATGATCTTTATAAAGAAATTACCATTAGCTTGCAAGAAGCTTATACCGGCGTAAAAAAAGAGATCGGCTACTATCATTTTGTGCCGTGTCCCGGGTGTGATGGAAAAGGTCTTAAAAAAGATACCTCGTATCAATTATGTACCGCCTGCCAAGGCGCGGGGGAACAACATTTCCGTCAAGGATTTTTCACCTTCGCTCAAACCTGTGGAACTTGCTCGGGTGAAGGGTTTACCATTCCTTCTCCTTGTACCGTTTGCAACGGTCAATCGCGAGTACAAAAGTTTGAAAAAATTATGCCAACCGTTCCTAAAGGAATTTTTGATGGCGCTGAGCTACGGGTAGCAAAAGCGGGAGACGCTGGCGTATTTGGCGGTCAAGCCGGGGCATTGTTTATCAAGGTAACCGTGACGCCCGATAAACGGTTCAAACGAGTTGATGATAATCTGGAAAGCACCGTAATGCTCACCTACCCACAACTAGTTTTCGGGGCACAACTTGAGATCGAGAACATAGACGGTACAAAAGAATCGATCAAAATACCAAAAGGCTGCCCGGTCGGGCATCGGATCGTAATGAGTGGAAAAGGATTTACTAATCTTTCCACCAAGCGCAATGGCGATCTAGTGATTATTGCCCAATGCCATATTCCAACTAAACTTTCTGCAGAAAGCAACGAGCTTCTAAAGAAATACTCCGAGCTTGTTGGTACAACGACAACGGATGGTGAAAGTAGCATAAAAGGGTTTTTCAAAAAATTCTTAGGTTAA
- a CDS encoding DNA double-strand break repair nuclease NurA has translation MLDHAKVMKALQEQANRLFAPIDDELDLVRVVWHALAKDPDLISKIKNATTHLLVPNWREQIDKAYPINPQTEPYRVIGIDGSQIYPDRHQNASCALVNIGVVELEYGLLSKAHVATKPSVLIDDSQGFSFTEDLINARRQEFELQAATDLASFGISIDRGERTLILFDGSLIFWHLQSYDEAMKTFFIDAYNKLLMKLYGQGIWSAWYISLPKSKELVNLVRLALCDYNTNSCEALNKVDHIVDSHIASFFLPPMSRSIVFEHRSPVIDWYEPLLRPYFFYLNGEDEIGRTELPAWIANDQVAVQSIAEIILDQMKKGFGYPVCLAEAHEQAVVKGPDRDFFYHLLARCGMNLGRSFSISQKSAKKRRMNV, from the coding sequence GTGCTGGATCATGCAAAGGTAATGAAGGCTCTTCAAGAACAAGCAAATAGACTTTTTGCGCCAATCGATGATGAACTCGATCTTGTGCGCGTTGTTTGGCATGCACTCGCAAAAGATCCCGATCTGATTTCAAAAATTAAAAATGCAACCACTCATCTGCTGGTACCAAATTGGCGCGAACAAATCGATAAAGCATATCCTATAAATCCCCAAACCGAGCCGTATCGCGTTATTGGCATCGATGGCTCGCAAATTTATCCAGATCGTCATCAAAATGCATCATGTGCACTTGTTAATATTGGCGTTGTTGAGCTTGAATACGGATTGCTATCGAAAGCGCATGTCGCAACTAAGCCATCGGTATTAATTGATGATTCTCAAGGCTTTTCATTTACTGAAGATCTTATTAATGCTCGCAGGCAGGAATTTGAACTCCAAGCTGCAACCGATTTAGCATCATTTGGTATTTCTATTGATCGCGGTGAGCGCACGTTAATTTTATTTGATGGTTCGCTTATTTTTTGGCATTTGCAATCGTATGATGAAGCGATGAAAACTTTTTTTATTGATGCGTACAATAAATTGCTCATGAAACTTTATGGTCAAGGAATTTGGTCTGCATGGTACATTAGTTTGCCAAAAAGCAAAGAGCTCGTGAATCTTGTTCGCCTTGCACTTTGCGATTATAACACCAATTCGTGCGAAGCATTAAATAAAGTTGATCACATCGTTGACTCGCATATTGCCTCATTTTTTTTACCACCAATGAGCCGCTCGATTGTTTTTGAGCATCGTTCGCCCGTCATCGATTGGTATGAACCTTTACTGAGGCCATATTTTTTTTATTTGAATGGTGAAGATGAAATTGGGCGCACTGAATTACCTGCGTGGATTGCAAATGATCAAGTGGCAGTGCAATCGATAGCTGAAATAATTCTTGATCAAATGAAAAAGGGGTTTGGATATCCAGTTTGTTTGGCAGAAGCCCACGAACAAGCGGTGGTTAAAGGGCCCGATCGAGATTTTTTTTATCATCTTCTTGCTCGATGCGGAATGAATCTCGGGAGATCTTTTTCTATTTCACAAAAAAGTGCAAAAAAGCGCAGAATGAACGTATAA
- a CDS encoding iron-sulfur cluster assembly scaffold protein, which produces MNIYKEILLEHYRQPRNRGELAHADFSSGMHNPSCGDSVSFQGLVVQKHLVKLMFTGQGCVISQAAASMLSELAEQKKIDEVMALDASAIGTMIGMELGPTRLKCALLPLEALQKGLLGLNKEKGAESAGSCKGNEGSSRTSK; this is translated from the coding sequence ATGAATATCTATAAAGAGATCCTACTCGAGCATTATCGCCAGCCGCGAAATCGCGGTGAGCTTGCGCATGCCGATTTCTCATCGGGGATGCACAATCCCTCATGCGGAGATAGCGTTTCCTTTCAAGGTTTGGTTGTTCAAAAGCACCTCGTGAAATTGATGTTTACGGGGCAGGGGTGCGTTATCAGTCAAGCGGCCGCTTCGATGCTGAGCGAATTAGCTGAACAGAAAAAAATCGATGAAGTGATGGCGCTCGATGCATCCGCAATAGGAACTATGATAGGTATGGAACTTGGGCCAACGCGATTAAAATGTGCGTTACTGCCTCTTGAAGCTTTGCAAAAGGGGCTGCTAGGATTGAATAAAGAAAAAGGAGCAGAGAGTGCTGGATCATGCAAAGGTAATGAAGGCTCTTCAAGAACAAGCAAATAG
- a CDS encoding HAD hydrolase-like protein gives MKLSMHGFKLAIGLIAAIDLSAAHIIFDFDGVLAESNRRAVLWEVLRAAGPTHLLGAYNPFSVESTFLKFLSSIEKRHQDTPLAFYNNKPLPQIMCDWMCGTKTTQEIRHIIEKALAESSKYSSHKTLFKALSTVLFTPMLFVRGIAPIKDGIKLFKKCASMLDEDGNRIHKLYILSNWDAESFKLLAQLEPFEEIISLCTGIIISGDVHLMKPDIRIFECLFNKYDINPHKELTIFIDDQRINIAAARELNKRQLHAFLCENAKFKSIKKEMKKLGVI, from the coding sequence ATGAAGCTTAGCATGCACGGGTTTAAACTTGCAATCGGCCTTATTGCCGCTATCGATTTGTCTGCCGCTCATATTATTTTCGATTTTGATGGGGTTTTGGCTGAAAGCAATCGACGCGCCGTGCTTTGGGAAGTTCTTCGTGCCGCGGGGCCGACGCATCTTCTTGGTGCTTATAATCCTTTTTCTGTAGAAAGCACCTTCCTTAAATTTCTCAGCTCAATCGAAAAGCGGCATCAAGATACTCCACTCGCCTTTTATAACAACAAACCATTGCCCCAAATTATGTGCGATTGGATGTGCGGCACGAAAACTACCCAAGAAATTAGGCACATAATCGAAAAAGCGCTCGCTGAAAGTTCTAAGTACTCAAGCCACAAAACGCTTTTTAAAGCACTAAGCACCGTGCTTTTCACTCCAATGCTTTTCGTGCGCGGGATCGCCCCAATAAAAGATGGCATTAAACTATTTAAAAAATGTGCAAGTATGCTCGATGAAGATGGAAACAGAATCCACAAACTCTACATTCTTTCAAATTGGGATGCCGAATCTTTCAAATTGTTAGCGCAGCTTGAGCCATTTGAAGAGATTATCTCGCTGTGCACAGGTATTATTATTTCTGGTGACGTACATTTAATGAAGCCGGATATACGTATTTTTGAATGCCTATTCAATAAGTATGATATTAATCCGCACAAAGAATTGACTATTTTTATCGATGATCAGCGAATTAATATTGCTGCAGCCCGCGAATTGAATAAACGCCAGCTTCATGCTTTTCTATGCGAAAACGCTAAATTCAAATCGATCAAGAAAGAAATGAAGAAGCTCGGCGTAATCTAA
- a CDS encoding VTT domain-containing protein: MKVSGKQIFFVLAIVALVLFVQFSGVRSWFTIESLKTHKDSLMQVVQTNYFFAVLLYIGIFAAIVMSLVPFTPLATIASGSLFGTVGGIIYTLIGGLLGSTIALLLFRYVFRDFMLARHSAQFDKFQAEFKSHGMSYLLSLVLFPITPFSVIIILAGLSDIALWKFLCAIGLGMLPSTVLYAYTGQQIATIESARDILSWQFILLFSALGVLSLLPVIVGKIKKLFGK, translated from the coding sequence ATGAAGGTATCTGGCAAGCAAATTTTCTTTGTTTTGGCTATTGTCGCTTTAGTTCTTTTCGTTCAATTCAGCGGCGTTCGTTCATGGTTTACTATCGAATCACTTAAAACGCATAAAGACTCATTGATGCAGGTGGTACAAACGAATTATTTTTTTGCGGTGCTTTTGTATATTGGTATTTTTGCAGCGATTGTGATGTCGCTCGTGCCGTTTACGCCCTTAGCAACGATCGCAAGCGGTTCTTTGTTTGGAACGGTCGGCGGAATTATTTATACGCTGATCGGAGGCTTGCTGGGCTCAACGATTGCTCTCCTGTTATTTCGGTATGTTTTTAGAGATTTTATGCTTGCGCGCCATAGTGCTCAATTTGACAAATTTCAGGCAGAGTTTAAAAGCCACGGGATGAGTTATTTACTTTCTCTCGTTCTTTTCCCTATTACGCCTTTCAGCGTAATTATTATTCTTGCAGGGTTATCCGATATTGCGCTCTGGAAATTTCTATGTGCAATCGGCCTTGGTATGCTACCAAGCACTGTTCTTTACGCTTACACTGGCCAGCAAATTGCTACAATCGAATCTGCGCGTGATATTCTTTCATGGCAATTCATTTTGCTTTTTTCAGCGTTGGGCGTTCTTTCATTGCTTCCCGTTATTGTTGGAAAAATAAAAAAGCTATTCGGGAAATAG
- a CDS encoding SufS family cysteine desulfurase: MNTLIKDFPIFASKLGKKLIYFDNAATTQKPLQVIEALSLFYAKQNAPIHRGLYKLAENATALFEHARETIAVFIGASDPSEIIITKSATESINFITTAWGMESINAGDEIVLTELEHHANLIPWQILAKKKNAKIKFIPIDLQGNLILDDLSSIITERTKIVAFTHTSNAIGTHVDAAKIIKQAQKVGAKTLIDACQSAPHQALNVRELGCDFLVFSAHKMLGPTGVGILYIKQEVQHEVPPYQFGGGMIYEASYHDSTFLKAPQCYESGTQPAAQVIAFAQALEYLNKNISFDALRTHQAALCSQLIEGFEKLNGFRVLGPVDQLKKQGHLVSFVHDNYHAHDIAAHLDQFGICVRSGHFCAQPLANKLGIASAVRVSFYIYNSSDEVKSLLSALADIGY, translated from the coding sequence ATGAATACACTAATAAAAGACTTTCCCATTTTTGCATCGAAACTAGGTAAAAAGCTTATTTACTTTGATAATGCGGCAACTACTCAAAAACCGCTGCAAGTGATTGAAGCACTTTCTTTATTTTATGCAAAGCAAAATGCGCCAATTCATCGGGGTCTGTATAAATTAGCAGAAAATGCTACGGCGCTTTTTGAGCACGCTCGAGAAACGATCGCTGTTTTTATTGGAGCATCCGATCCTTCTGAAATTATTATTACAAAAAGTGCTACAGAAAGCATAAATTTTATTACAACCGCTTGGGGCATGGAATCTATTAATGCGGGCGATGAGATTGTTCTTACCGAGCTTGAACATCATGCAAACTTAATACCATGGCAAATTCTTGCAAAGAAAAAAAATGCGAAAATTAAATTTATTCCGATCGATTTACAGGGAAATCTGATTCTTGATGATCTTTCTTCGATCATAACCGAGCGCACTAAGATTGTAGCATTCACTCATACTTCAAATGCTATTGGAACGCATGTGGATGCTGCAAAAATTATCAAACAGGCGCAAAAAGTTGGCGCAAAAACGTTGATTGACGCTTGCCAATCTGCTCCACACCAAGCGTTAAATGTGCGAGAATTGGGATGCGATTTTTTAGTTTTTTCCGCACATAAAATGCTCGGGCCAACCGGGGTTGGGATTCTTTATATTAAGCAAGAAGTGCAACATGAAGTTCCGCCATACCAATTTGGCGGGGGTATGATTTATGAAGCGTCGTATCACGATTCAACGTTTTTAAAAGCGCCCCAATGTTATGAATCAGGAACGCAGCCGGCGGCACAAGTGATTGCCTTTGCGCAAGCTCTTGAATATCTCAATAAAAACATTTCGTTTGATGCATTACGGACGCATCAAGCTGCATTGTGCTCACAATTGATTGAGGGTTTTGAAAAACTCAATGGGTTTAGGGTCCTGGGTCCAGTTGATCAACTAAAAAAACAAGGACACTTGGTTAGTTTTGTGCATGATAACTATCATGCGCACGATATCGCGGCGCATCTTGATCAATTTGGCATTTGCGTTCGCTCAGGGCATTTTTGCGCGCAGCCACTTGCAAACAAATTAGGCATTGCAAGTGCTGTACGGGTAAGTTTCTATATTTATAATTCGAGCGATGAAGTTAAATCTTTATTAAGTGCACTCGCCGATATTGGTTACTAG
- a CDS encoding SufD family Fe-S cluster assembly protein, with protein MNEHNHQKIIIGSDQSIIVKADNGIIEIFVGCNVQATIFVVPQPNAHCSISVHAGNGSCVTLIQENSKNRDAQTISYRFFINERASLEYGLALESESENNFSIESHLNGVGATLAVIGFYLARKNTNLKLTVHTQHHAMRTQSTVQLYGVIYDQASVSYNGKTMVAENAQHVGADQQNRNLLLSEFARASSLPEMEVKAHQVQCSHGSALGKHDEAQLFYLQTRGICYDQAQYLLTEGFLFSSLCKASAQTTIMLKNRLSELL; from the coding sequence ATGAACGAACACAATCATCAAAAAATTATTATTGGATCCGATCAATCAATCATAGTGAAAGCTGATAACGGCATTATTGAAATTTTCGTAGGGTGCAATGTGCAAGCCACCATTTTTGTTGTACCACAACCAAATGCACATTGTTCAATTTCGGTGCATGCTGGCAATGGTAGCTGTGTAACTCTGATCCAAGAGAATTCTAAAAATAGAGATGCGCAAACTATTTCGTATCGTTTTTTCATTAATGAGCGCGCATCGCTGGAATATGGCCTTGCGCTAGAAAGCGAATCAGAAAATAATTTTTCGATAGAATCACATTTAAACGGAGTTGGCGCAACGCTCGCTGTTATTGGTTTTTATCTTGCGCGAAAAAATACCAATTTAAAATTGACGGTTCACACGCAGCACCACGCAATGCGCACACAAAGCACGGTGCAGCTTTATGGAGTGATTTATGATCAAGCAAGCGTTTCATATAACGGAAAAACAATGGTGGCTGAAAATGCACAACATGTGGGTGCAGATCAGCAAAATAGAAATTTGCTTTTAAGTGAGTTTGCACGTGCGAGCTCGCTACCAGAAATGGAAGTTAAAGCACATCAAGTGCAATGCTCTCATGGAAGTGCTTTAGGAAAACATGATGAAGCTCAATTGTTTTATTTGCAAACGCGCGGAATCTGTTATGATCAAGCCCAGTATTTGCTAACTGAAGGATTTCTATTCAGTTCATTGTGTAAAGCAAGTGCGCAAACAACAATAATGCTGAAAAACCGATTGAGCGAGCTATTATGA
- the sufB gene encoding Fe-S cluster assembly protein SufB, whose product MAIESDRAEHFGSYFKTGKGLNRETVITISNQKNEPGWMTDFRLNALEIFEKKPMPSWGADLSELDPHDIYYYVRPLEKQHDSWDAVPSNIKETFEKLGIPQAEQKMLAGVGAQFESEIVYKRLKKEWADQGVIFTDLNEALINFPDLVKKYFATIIPPHDNKFAALNSAVWSGGSFVYVPRGVKIDLPLQAYFRINSASMGQFERTLIIAEPESFVHYVEGCSAPVYRRSSLHSAVVEISAHERSHVRYTTIQNWAPNVYNLVTKRAVADAHAYVQWVDGNFGSKITMKYPAIILRGAFAKGEIISIAVAGKNQHQDSGGKIIHTAPNTTSSIIAKSISKDGGRSSYRGLLKVIKGAHSVRSKVQCEALILDKHSRSDTYPTIDIKENNCDIGHEASVSSMDEEQLLYLMSRGLSQQQARAMMVNGFIDAFVQFLPMEYAIEINRLIEHEMEGSIG is encoded by the coding sequence ATGGCTATCGAATCTGATCGCGCAGAGCATTTCGGATCCTATTTTAAAACAGGCAAAGGGCTTAATCGGGAAACGGTTATTACCATCTCCAATCAAAAAAACGAGCCGGGATGGATGACAGATTTTCGCCTTAACGCGCTCGAAATTTTTGAAAAAAAACCGATGCCCTCTTGGGGTGCCGATTTATCGGAACTCGATCCGCATGATATTTATTATTACGTGCGCCCTCTTGAAAAGCAGCATGATTCTTGGGATGCAGTCCCTAGCAATATAAAAGAAACGTTTGAAAAATTAGGTATCCCGCAAGCTGAACAAAAAATGTTGGCGGGCGTTGGCGCTCAATTCGAGTCTGAGATTGTGTATAAACGTCTTAAAAAAGAATGGGCAGATCAAGGGGTTATTTTTACCGATCTAAATGAAGCTCTGATAAACTTTCCTGATCTGGTGAAAAAATATTTTGCCACGATTATTCCGCCGCACGATAATAAATTTGCAGCGCTCAATTCTGCCGTTTGGAGTGGCGGAAGTTTTGTATATGTTCCTCGTGGTGTAAAAATTGATTTGCCGTTGCAAGCTTATTTTAGAATCAATAGTGCAAGCATGGGACAATTTGAAAGAACGCTTATTATTGCCGAACCTGAAAGTTTTGTTCACTATGTTGAAGGTTGCAGTGCGCCAGTTTATCGGCGCAGTTCGTTGCATAGCGCCGTCGTTGAAATTAGTGCACATGAGCGTTCGCACGTTCGCTATACAACTATTCAAAACTGGGCTCCCAATGTTTATAACTTGGTAACAAAGCGCGCAGTTGCCGATGCGCATGCGTACGTGCAGTGGGTGGATGGGAATTTCGGCAGTAAAATTACTATGAAATATCCTGCGATCATTTTGCGTGGCGCATTTGCAAAAGGTGAAATCATTTCGATTGCAGTTGCAGGGAAAAATCAGCATCAAGATTCTGGCGGAAAAATCATTCATACAGCGCCAAACACCACTTCTTCTATTATTGCAAAATCTATTAGCAAAGATGGGGGGCGTTCATCGTACCGCGGTTTACTTAAAGTAATTAAGGGTGCCCACTCTGTTCGTTCAAAAGTTCAATGCGAAGCGCTTATTTTAGATAAACATTCTCGTTCAGATACCTATCCTACGATCGATATTAAAGAAAATAATTGCGATATTGGGCATGAAGCAAGTGTGAGTTCCATGGATGAAGAACAATTATTGTATCTCATGAGCCGAGGATTGAGCCAGCAGCAAGCGCGTGCAATGATGGTCAATGGTTTTATCGATGCGTTCGTACAATTTTTGCCGATGGAGTATGCGATTGAAATTAATCGATTAATTGAGCATGAAATGGAAGGCTCAATAGGATAA